One Lentibacillus cibarius DNA window includes the following coding sequences:
- a CDS encoding MinD/ParA family protein, translating to MIRDQAERLRRKLAAANHPKTARTIAVASGKGGVGKSNLALNMSLELIKHDKRVLLFDLDVGMGNIDILLGMDVDQTIVDMFAERLPIDEMIQIGPRGLAYIAAGSGLNDLFTMEPDNREYFFQQYEALVDLYDYIIFDMGAGVTLDSLSFILASDECIIVTTPEPTSITDAYGMIKHIVNNHPELPISVVMNRAPSVIKGERALERFRRVIMQFLKVDVRKLGILPDDQVVSDAVIRQTPYILLNGKTAVSIATKQIAANILSEASIPRKQPSVSFVQKLKKLMLKR from the coding sequence GTGATACGTGATCAGGCAGAACGGCTTAGACGAAAGCTGGCTGCTGCAAATCATCCGAAAACAGCGAGGACGATTGCGGTGGCAAGTGGTAAGGGTGGTGTTGGGAAGTCGAATCTGGCATTGAATATGTCACTTGAGTTAATAAAGCATGATAAACGTGTACTGTTGTTTGACCTTGATGTAGGGATGGGGAATATTGATATTTTACTCGGTATGGACGTCGATCAAACGATTGTAGACATGTTTGCCGAACGACTGCCAATTGATGAAATGATCCAAATTGGTCCACGTGGACTTGCCTATATTGCAGCGGGGTCAGGATTGAATGATCTATTTACCATGGAACCGGATAACCGGGAGTATTTTTTTCAACAGTATGAAGCGCTTGTGGATTTATATGATTATATTATTTTTGATATGGGTGCTGGAGTGACATTGGACAGTCTGTCATTCATACTTGCCTCTGATGAGTGCATCATTGTCACCACCCCGGAGCCAACGTCCATTACAGATGCTTACGGTATGATTAAGCATATTGTAAATAACCATCCGGAATTGCCCATTTCCGTCGTAATGAACCGTGCCCCATCAGTTATAAAGGGAGAGCGAGCTCTAGAGCGATTCCGTCGCGTAATTATGCAGTTCTTGAAAGTAGATGTTAGAAAGCTCGGGATACTACCGGATGATCAAGTAGTTTCTGATGCTGTTATTCGGCAAACCCCTTATATCCTTTTAAACGGAAAGACAGCTGTATCCATAGCAACAAAACAGATTGCTGCCAATATTTTATCTGAAGCATCAATCCCGAGAAAACAGCCATCCGTATCGTTTGTACAAAAATTAAAAAAGCTAATGCTAAAGAGGTAA